The Paenibacillus wynnii DNA window ACATTGAATCGATAGTAAGCAACTGGAAGTCGCTTTTGGAATCAGCTTACGATATTATATCCAGCAAACCAGATGTAATAAAAGATGGGAACTACAGAGAAGGCTGGATTCCTTTTGCTGAAGATGGTGGAGGCTCATTTTGGGCAATTGATTTAGACCCCGGAGAAAAGGGGATACATGGGCAAATTATAACGATAGATCGCAATTCTGATTTTTCATATGTTATTGCGGAAAGTTTGGGACATTTCTTCAAATTTATCGATTCTAGCCTCAGAAATAGTAGTATTGCTATTAGAGAAGAAGATGATGATGTAATCGTATTATCCCGTAAAAGTGGAAGTTTGTTGGATGATATTTTGGCTTTGACTAAAATGGATATCGAAGAGAACAGCCTTATCCCTGTAAGCGGATTTTGGGGAGAGTATTTTAAAGACGATGTTGAGAGTGGTTTTGTATCTTCAAAAACATTGGCAAAAGAGAGAATGGTATTTATTAGAGCTGATCAAGCTAAAAAATACGGAGTAATATCTTTGGATATTTTAACCCATATGGTAAATCTTAAAGAACTTATTATACATGCGGATGAAATTACTAATTTTGATGTACTTAAACGGTTGCCTTCTTTAGCAGAACTTGTGATAGGATCAGAAGCTTTTAAAGAGTCTGATTTGGAGTACTTAGTTTCTTTAGATGGGTTAAGGCAGCTAACGTTAATAGGACTTTCATTAAAAGATATACATAAACTGAAAGATATAAAGAAATTAAAGAGTTTGAGATTATGTAGAATGAACTCAATGGATAGCGAATCAATAGGAACTATAAACAATTTGAAGGAACTAAGTTTAGAAGAAATGGAGGTTGGCGACCTGCTTTATATTTCAAACCTTAGTAAGTTAATAAAACTAGAGCTCAAACAAGTGACAATACCACATTTATCATTCTTAAAAGGTTTAAAAAATATAACGTTTTTTGAGACGGATAGCTGTGCAAAAGATGAATCACATATAGAGGTTATAAGTGAATTGAAGAAATTAAAGCAATTTACTTATCCGGTTGGAGATTTAACAATATTCAAAGATTGTATGAGTCTAAAGCAGGTTGGAGTAGATGCATCAAGACTTAAAGGGTTGGAGGAGATTTCAGACTGTAATATAGTCGACTTAACTATATTTAATGCAGCATCTGAGGAAAATGCAAAGTCTGTAGTTACTGAGTTTGAAAAATACTTTAAACTTCAGTCATATGGATGGCGGGTAACATGGGAGAATTGTTAGAACTGATAAGAAAGTTGTTTATTTATCAGATTAAAACCTTTAGGGCACACTCACTTTGAGGATGCTCTATTTCGATTTTCAATATCTACATCCCATCTGGTAGAATAGGGGAAATAATAGTTCTCAATATTCTAGTAACTTGATTATATGCTTGGGGAGGTAGACCATGGACAAAGAACTAATCGCGCAACTGACGCAGTGGCATGAAGATGGTGAACACCAGAAGATTGTAGACACTCTGATGGAGATTCCTCCAGTGGATAGAGATTATGAGGGGATCAGCAGTCTGGCAAGAGCGTATAACAATCTGGGACATTATGAGGAAGCACTTGAACAGTTTGCGATGATTGCGGAACAGGGGCAGAATGACCTTCTGTGGTATGATCATAATAGTATTCAAGGGTGATGGTAACAGGCTGCTATTCCATAGACACTAAAAAGACCCCAAGGCTATAAGCTGCTTCTGGTACTCAACCGGAGGCAGCTTATTTAGCCTTCGTTGGGTCGATGTTGTGGA harbors:
- a CDS encoding SMI1/KNR4 family protein; amino-acid sequence: MSLFNEKDECFLIQTLKSHIPNVEDLLNSAVEEAEIDLLESRMNCKFPKDFRSLYMNFNGEGEQIFGVMAGLAWMNIESIVSNWKSLLESAYDIISSKPDVIKDGNYREGWIPFAEDGGGSFWAIDLDPGEKGIHGQIITIDRNSDFSYVIAESLGHFFKFIDSSLRNSSIAIREEDDDVIVLSRKSGSLLDDILALTKMDIEENSLIPVSGFWGEYFKDDVESGFVSSKTLAKERMVFIRADQAKKYGVISLDILTHMVNLKELIIHADEITNFDVLKRLPSLAELVIGSEAFKESDLEYLVSLDGLRQLTLIGLSLKDIHKLKDIKKLKSLRLCRMNSMDSESIGTINNLKELSLEEMEVGDLLYISNLSKLIKLELKQVTIPHLSFLKGLKNITFFETDSCAKDESHIEVISELKKLKQFTYPVGDLTIFKDCMSLKQVGVDASRLKGLEEISDCNIVDLTIFNAASEENAKSVVTEFEKYFKLQSYGWRVTWENC